GGCTTGTGTTGGACCAGTGTGACCCCGGTCAGATCAATTTACAGATCAATAGTGACGGAACTCCCAGTCACTCTCACTCCATACCAACCATCCCAGTATTTGGAATCTTGACCACCGTGCTCAAAGGAAATGTAGCGCAGGCCTGGGCCATAATCGGAAAACACATGAGTAATCTGGAAAGAGggaattattattaataaatcattATATTGACGTTTTAAGGCACTTAATGGACTACATTATTTTGCTTAAGCTCTGTACCTCTCCAGTATTTACatgtctttatttatatagcacatttagAAGGCTGAACTACATGTTATAACATTGTATGAAGCTGACTGCTGAATGTTGAAGCACATTAACACTGACCAAGCATGACTAAATCTTTTCCTACCTGTTTCCATGAGCAGTCATCAATGAATGGGTCAAGGCTCACAATGTCAGGCTTAAATTCCTGTATCAACTCCTGATTCTCATCCAGCAGACCTACAGCTAGCTGGTAAACACACCCGCAGTCTGTTCGACTGCAGtacctaaaaacacacacatatgcaaagaGACAAACAGGTAGACCAGTTAGTTTCTGGGGCACAGCAATCAGACATATgcaataaatgttatataaaagaGATAATGTATAAAACCACAGCGATTCACCAGTCTTGCACAGTGACAGAGGGTTGAACAAAGTCCAGGTCCTCCAAGGTAAAGCCTTCAGCTGCCAGGTCTACCACCTGTCGTTTAAGACACTGTCTGAAGCAGCAGACAGCGACAGACGTTAATACaaagcacacactcaaacacatgcatttcTTTATCCACCGTGAACTGTCTCAGTGAACTGACTCACTGAAAAGAAGTAGAAAAGTATTTCGTCACGGTCTCATCACTGAAGGCATGTCCACAGTCCCCTGGCATGTCTTCCACACGCCACTGACAGCCTCCGTTCTCTGTTAGCTCCCAGAATTCCATGTCCTCTAGGACAGGCAATAACAGAAATGTGCTGTTGGAATGTTTTGTTAGGGTATGCCAACACAGTGACTGTTAGATGCCATTACACAGAAACACGAGAATATTGATCTTACCATCTCCATTTGGATTTTTGAGAAGATTTTCTCTTGTCATGTTTTATTGCCTAAAGATCACCTTATCCTACAGACAAGGCACAATGTTTTTCATAAGGACAAGGATAGAAGGCCTTTTGAAGAAGGCCATCTAATACATAACACATTTATACCCCAGACATACACTAGACCCTCCAACTAGTATAATTATGCTTCACTGATTTAATAAGGcataattaactttttttcttgGCAAAATATAAGATGTGTCAGTCTTGCATCTCCTCAGTTAGTCTTAAGCTCTCTCATCACACTCTAGTAGGGGAGGGTTCTTGTGTCTTGCTAGCTATCACTAGCGAGCTAGCTATCACTTAACGACCCCTCCTACGAGCATGCATACATTAAAAGCCCTGTATGTAATACAACAATCTCTTTTCGAACAGCATGTTTTCCagtcaaatgtaattttatcaCAAGACCTCTGTAATGACCGATTCGCacaggatttaaaaaataaaataaaatacagagatGGGGTGGCTACACGGTTTACGCAATGCCGTCACACAATCAATAAattaatcaatcagtcaataaataaataaatacatggatACAAGCGTAATACGTAATTTTCGCTGgtcacaaatacaaaacattactGCTGCATTAAATATTTAGCATTATCTATCTATGCTTATTATGAACGAAGAGACTTGGATTTGCCGAAAAATTCATGCAAAAATTTATGCAAGAAGACATGTGTACGAGACGGTCAGACAGAGGtgacggctgagatggaaaaatacaaaagcagaaGTCGCGCAAGACGAGAAAACtataagtctgtctgttgcaaagttatgctttagatctcactcgcactgcgttgtgaagtgacatctccagagctctgcattaataaaaggccgCAAGGTAACGCACcgcttcctgtctcttctttcctgcatcaacggacaCATTACATACATGCAGCAGAATGGCGTAAAGCTACCAGACGTTGCTTTAGCCGGGACATAGCAGGACATTTGCTGAAATTAGTGCATCGTGGCTTAGAATAAAAACTATATAAACTACTCACGGACGGAAAAGCCACAAGGCCGACCCTGTCTTCGCACTCAGTGACTCAGCAGCAATCCTCGTGAGGAAGGGTCTATGGTTGAGCACGCACGTATACGCGTGCGCAAGCTCACTGACTCACGATCCACTTTCACCCGCGTGAAACGACTCATGATGGGCACGCTCCGAGAAACGGTGCAGGCTGCAGTTCCGGACTTAACTGGTCACGCGGAGGGCATGGCAGCATAAGAACCCCATGCCCCGCACTGTCAGATATTACAATCAAAATGAATGGATACGAGAATGAAGTTTGAGTTCATGTGCCTTCATATATCTGATATGCATTAACATTTCATTCCTACGCATGTTCTCTTTCCCAAAGTGAAACTGTTTATTAATTTAACCTACATAAACCTGCTGGCGATAAACAGCTTGTAACTCATACGAAAGTCACTAGGTGACACTGTCTGTAAAGCAACTTTTCAAAAGTCAATCCCAGTTTGCTGCTACAATATAGCATTACACATGTATTATACTCTATTGGCTAATATATATTCGACATAACCCGCTACAATGGACCGATGTAACATTGCATCCCTGAGTGCTTAAATGAAAGACCCTAGGCTGCATGTGCTTGTCCCTGGCAATTAGTTgcgcaaaaacaaaactgcttagTAAAACACTGGATGGTCGACTACGCAATATCCAGATTCATTACCATATCAAACTGGATCCAATTTATCCGAAACGTGAGGGTTAGCGCGGCTCAAGTGCCCAGCGCCTTAAGAGATCTGCGACTCCGCGCGGACTCGCGCGCGCCCCGAACGCGGTTTATGACGCGGGCTCGTCGCGGTCTCGTGCTCGGGGTTTGGAGTTGGTGCCCGTTGGCTGTCATACCGGAGCGTTATACATGCGTCGGGCAAACTAGCCAAGCTAAGTCTGCGTGGCTGACGTCCCCTAAACATCACGCCAAGGTGACTGCGAGGCTTTTCTTACCGACACTGAACTTTTAAAAACGAACAGATTTTGTTAGCTAGCTGTGCTATCTGGCTGGATATGCTGCTCTActcagccagccagctagccagctagctaacagttTAGTCTTGGTCATATTATCACCACATATGTAACGAGCCAGATAGCTGTCGAGCTAATACTGATCGAAAAGCTAGAACTTTTAAAACTTAGTTAGCTACCTTCGCCATCTTACGCGCGGAGGTCGTCATTTGTTGTTCAACTGCGCTGTCAACAATTTGTTTACCAATATCGGTTTGTTGTCATTAGCTAACGCTTGCGCCAGCCGACGCTCGCCGCTAGGCTAATGTTTTTACTGGAGTCTGAGCAGCTTGTTTACGGGGGACCTTAACTTAACGTGTTTGATATGATATGGTAACTTAACATCTTTGATATGTTAACTATAAAACTAGCCCAAAGTCAGCCATCTTTGACATAAGTTGAATTCGCTGGACAGAATTACAGTGTGTCGTTACCTggctagttgtgtgtgtgtgtgtgtgtgtgtgtgtgtgtgtgtgtgtgtgtgtgtgtgtgcgtgtgtgtgtgtgtgtgtgtgcgtgtgcgtgtgtgtgtgtgtgcgagatatatatatatatatatatatatatatatatatatatatatatatatatatatatatatatatattaggttGATCGCTTTCTGACTAAAACGGCTCCCATCACCTAACTAGTATAAGTGACAGCCTTTATTATGTAACAAACATATCTAACTAATATGGCCATGACA
The Electrophorus electricus isolate fEleEle1 chromosome 20, fEleEle1.pri, whole genome shotgun sequence genome window above contains:
- the fbxo2 gene encoding F-box only protein 2 isoform X1, whose product is MTRENLLKNPNGDEDMEFWELTENGGCQWRVEDMPGDCGHAFSDETVTKYFSTSFQQCLKRQVVDLAAEGFTLEDLDFVQPSVTVQDWYCSRTDCGCVYQLAVGLLDENQELIQEFKPDIVSLDPFIDDCSWKQITHVFSDYGPGLRYISFEHGGQDSKYWDGWYGVRVTGSSVTIDL
- the fbxo2 gene encoding F-box only protein 2 isoform X2, which encodes MEFWELTENGGCQWRVEDMPGDCGHAFSDETVTKYFSTSFQQCLKRQVVDLAAEGFTLEDLDFVQPSVTVQDWYCSRTDCGCVYQLAVGLLDENQELIQEFKPDIVSLDPFIDDCSWKQITHVFSDYGPGLRYISFEHGGQDSKYWDGWYGVRVTGSSVTIDL